In Brachionichthys hirsutus isolate HB-005 chromosome 5, CSIRO-AGI_Bhir_v1, whole genome shotgun sequence, a single genomic region encodes these proteins:
- the mov10l1 gene encoding RNA helicase Mov10l1 encodes MLASVGRLLSKIISPLWQRIEVDEETLLYSTTDAELIRHLRRSAVTQLCLDYGLIDDAIYFTRGEVLGGVPLKEGDLVDCTAVRGDSEGGWKALRVEKCADDWEDGGRTSLEAEKLHPIIGTVTSFDGDSGFINDATIFPRSSLLYGYEPMKGDWVQAKYFVDQTQWKTQAQFVAPLRYCRLEKMCVTSVHNKIGVVEDTVFFNLDTLLLPDQYQPLPGHLVNLVVVETSQSLFSWRALCLAPCSASGSTDCLPEADGHLILENKEGLTVTDYGQFGSLMIGEKRQLVFWIQNEGSVSRRLKCCDFADWDSEKQFTLLRAHESTPTAQRRQPSRENGPGSSGKRLADEKEPIRSAGVRREEREVDISPGERISIVVACIAKSLGSCAELLLLHFPSFTIGRRLEVTVCSEEENLLQPSSSYCPYDLHPVAAVPDHVIALAAPKMLPRLARRALPSFLPHYPVPQALRDCVEAHCDVLVFQPLLGEVLSPFNMHSRFSTLLWLEELHAERELREVAIDGAFLRKGAGYLLLEVPGLTEGRPSVNIGDRIVLKKQQHAGVVMECVAYVMEISDNDLSLKVNSDFHRSYLGEPLDVCFTLNRLTSRRCHKALKLTEAFGDILFPTKVTRQSPQWTGKWVEEAERNTGMDQNEENGKMLSSAVDVESKATQTKDGGLPPNPGPRVGHFFNPDLNPSQREAVKRILAGESRPTPYVLFGPPGTGKTITLIEAVLQVYHFIPSSRLLLCTPSNSAADLICIRLHHSGFLDAASMARVNATCRQEQFIPEVLRQYSKSGEDVHQASFHRIVVSTCSSAGMFHNIGLPLGHFTHVFLDEAGQATEPESLIPISFISERDGQIMLAGDPCQLGPLIKSKVAVAFGFGVSFLERLMASPLYSRHDWGYNPNVVTKLVYNYRSHEALLKVPSKLFYRDELCFKAPRDIIESLCQWKTLPTKGFPLLFHGVRGKEMREGSNPSWFNPVEAVQAMLYCCQLAKRFYNPVAPSDIGIIAPYRKQCEKIRILLAKVGLSDIKVGSVEEFQGQEFLVIIMSTVRSNESVESDDLQSGLGFLSNPKRFNVAITRSKALLLIVGNPHVLIGDPCFRALLQYCCINGGYLGCDPPPSLRVQSGKGGGGDVDGLPLPTLS; translated from the exons ATGCTAGCTTCCGTGGGGCGTTTGCTGTCAAAGATCATTTCTCCATTGTGGCAGAGAATAGAGGTTGACGAGGAAACCCTTCTCTACAGCACTACGG ACGCGGAGCTCATTCGCCACCTGAGGAGGAGCGCGGTCACCCAGCTCTGCCTCGACTATGGCCTGATAGACGACGCGATCTATTTCACTCGCGGGGAGGTGCTGGGCGGCGTCCCTCTGAAAGAAGGCGATCTGGTGGACTGCACGGCGGTGCGAGGCGACTCCGAGGGCGGATGGAAAGCGTTGAGG GTGGAGAAGTGTGCGGATGATTGGGAGGACGGAGGAAGAACCTCCCTGGAAGCTGAGAAACTGCATCCCATCATCGGCACCGTCACGTCGTTTGACGGCGACAGCGGCTTCATAAACGACGCCACCATCTTCCCACGCTCCAGTCTTCTGTATG GTTACGAACCAATGAAGGGAGATTGGGTGCAAGCGAAATATTTTGTCGATCAAACCCAGTGGAAGACGCAGGCTCAGTTTGTGGCTCCGCTACGTTATTGCCGCCTTGAAAAG ATGTGCGTCACCAGTGTACACAATAAGATCGGCGTAGTGGAGGACACCGTGTTCTTCAACCTGGACACTCTGCTGCTGCCGGACCAATACCAGCCGTTGCCAGGACACCTGGTGAacctggtggtggtggagaCCAGCCAGTCCCTCTTCTCTTGGAGGGCCCTGTGTTTGGCACCTTGCTCTGCGAG TGGTTCTACTGATTGTCTCCCGGAGGCTGACGGCCATCTGATTTTGGAAAACAAAGAGGGGCTGACCGTAACGGACTATGGCCAGTTTGGAAGTCTGATGATTGGGGAGAAACGGCAGCTGGTGTTCTGGATACA AAATGAAGGTTCCGTTTCCCGGCGACTGAAGTGCTGCGACTTTGCTGATTGGGACTCAGAGAAACAGTTCACGCTCCTTCGTGCACACGAGTCGACGCCGACGGCACAGCGACGGCAGCCTTCGCGAGAAAACGGCCCCGGGTCTTCGGGAAAACGACTCGCCGATGAAAAGGAGCCGATCCGTAGCGCCGGTGTAAGACGAGAGGAAAGGGAAGTGGATATATCGCCGGGAGAGAGGATCTCTATTGTAGTCGCCTGTATAGCAAA GAGCCTGGGGAGCTGCGCTGAGCTGCTGTTGCTGCACTTCCCTTCGTTCACCATCGGGAGGCGCCTGGAGGTTACGGTGTGCAGTGAAGAGGAAAACCTGCTGCAGCCCTCTTCCTCCTACTGCCCCTATGATCTGCACCCGGTCGCAGCAGTTCCGGATCACGTGATCGCTTTGGCCGCTCCAAAGATGTTGCCGAG GCTCGCTAGGCGGGCGTTGCCTTCCTTCCTGCCTCACTACCCGGTGCCCCAGGCTCTCAGAGACTGCGTGGAGGCGCACTGTGACGTGTTGGTGTTTCAGCCCCTCCTTGGAGAG GTGCTGTCGCCGTTCAACATGCACTCGCGCTTCTCCACCCTTCtctggctggaggagctgcacgcagagagagagctgagagaAGTCGCTATCGATGGGGCGTTCCTCAGGAAGGGGGCGGGATATCTGCTCTTGGAGGTTCCTGGTTTGACTGAAGGCCGGCCCTCTGTCAATATAG GTGACCGAATAGTcttgaagaagcagcagcacgcCGGGGTGGTAATGGAGTGCGTCGCTTACGTGATGGAG ATCAGTGACAATGATTTGAGTTTAAAAGTGAATTCAGATTTTCATCGCAGCTACCTCGGCGAGCCGCTCGACGTTTGCTTCACCCTCAACAG ATTGACCAGCAGGCGATGTCACAAGGCGCTGAAGCTGACCGAAGCATTCGGGGACA TTCTCTTCCCCACTAAAGTGACTCGTCAAAGCCCTCAGTGGACGGGGAAGTGGGTTGAGGAGGCGGAACGAAACACAGGGATGGACCAGAATGAG GAAAATGGAAAGATGCTGAGCTCTGCCGTCGACGTGGAGTCAAAGGCCACCCAGACGAAAG atggcggtcTGCCCCCCAACCCCGGCCCCAGAGTCGGGCACTTCTTCAACCCGGACCTGAACCCCAGTCAGAGAGAGGCAGTGAAGAGGATCCTGGCCGGAGAGAGTCGGCCCACTCCGTATGTGCTGTTTGGACCTCCAGGCACGGGAAAGACCATCACCCTGATAGAGGCCGTGCTGCag GTTTACCACTTTATACCCAGCAGCCGGTTGCTCTTGTGCACGCCATCCAACAGTGCGGCTGACCTCATCTGCATCCGCCTTCATCACAGCGGCTTCCTAGATGCTGCAAGCATGGCCAGGGTCAACGCCACCTGTCGACAGGAGCAG TTCATTCCTGAAGTGTTGCGCCAGTACTCGAAGTCGGGAGAGGACGTCCATCAGGCGTCTTTTCACAGGATCGTGGTCAGCACCTGCTCCAGCGCCGGCATGTTCCACAACATCGGACTGCC attGGGGCATTTTACGCATGTTTTTCTGGATGAAGCCGGCCAGGCTACAGAACCAGAGTCCCTGATCCCCATAAGTTTTATATCGGAGCGGGATGGGCAG ATAATGCTGGCTGGAGACCCCTGCCAGTTGGGTCCTTTAATTAAGTCCAAGGTGGCTGTTGCCTTTGGCTTTGGGGTGTCTTTCTTGGAAAGACTGATGGCCAGCCCGCTGTACTCCAGACACGACTGGGGATACAACCCCAACGTG GTGACTAAGCTGGTGTACAACTACCGCTCTCATGAGGCCTTGCTCAAGGTGCCTTCCAAGCTCTTCTACCGGGATGAGCTGTGTTTCAAAGCCCCCAGAGACATAATAGAATCTCTTTGCCAGTGGAAAACGCTGCCCACAAAAGGCTTCCCACTGCTCTTCCATGGAGTCAGG ggcaaaGAGATGAGGGAAGGTAGCAACCCGTCGTGGTTCAACCCGGTGGAAGCCGTGCAGGCCATGCTGTACTGCTGCCAGCTGGCCAAAAGGTTCTACAACCCCGTGGCCCCCTCGGACATCGGGATCATCGCTCCCTACAGGAAACAA TGTGAGAAGATCCGTATTCTGCTGGCTAAGGTGGGCCTGTCGGACATCAAAGTGGGTTCTGTGGAGGAATTTCAAGGACAAGAGTTCCTGGTCATCATCATGTCTACG GTGCGTTCCAATGAATCGGTCGAAAGCGACGATTTGCAGAGTGGACTCGGCTTCCTGTCGAACCCCAAACGCTTCAACGTGGCCATCACTCGTTCCAAAGCGCTGCTCTTGATCGTCGGGAACCCGCACGTTCTCATCGGG GATCCGTGCTTCCGGGCTCTGCTGCAGTACTGCTGCATCAACGGGGGCTACCTGGGCTGCGACCCCCCTCCTTCCCTAA GGGTGCAGAGtggcaaaggaggaggaggagatgtggatgGCTTACCTCTTCCCACGTTGAGCTGA
- the LOC137894101 gene encoding NUAK family SNF1-like kinase 1, which translates to METAYLSPLRGASRPEARRGQSPACKPARGDVSPPSPPLTGNPSDETPASGDGRRSSGVKKHHHKHNLKHRYELLETLGRGTYGKVKKAIERRSGREVAIKSIRKEKIKDEQDMVHIRREIEIMSSLRHPHIISIYEVFENKDKIVIVMEYASKGELYDYISERRRLSERETRHFFRQIVSAVHHCHKNGVVHRDLKLENVLLDENCNIKIADFGLSNLYHKDKLLQTFCGSPLYASPEIVNGRPYHGPEVDSWALGVLLYTLVYGTMPFDGGDHKNLIRQISNGDYKEPTQSSDARGLIRWMLMVNPERRATVEDIANHWWVNWGWKNSVCDCETQRDHGGSPMLARFIDWQNRTEPRGSGAKAAVMPQLLRQRPKKSKKENVETGQTHCGAEDNPGLKRPKGILKTRVTEEQQSASPEEGELDQAVLPHNTEGGEEASSPDREQDEPTLRGGSPARMVPSLPKKGILKNNQQRESGYYSSPERSESSELLGGASMSVLATSPPKRAMGRKGILKRNGKYSTFSGPPSAAAVAGILGEPPPSADSGLSRSQSRPSSIVGEDSSVLSLSPSGLSGAEWHPSTPHLRPNIRACASAENLLQLANFKGFQAAPSHQGPKFSRGHKMKGSPGDNGSFSLLGDLEDMTQVYQQALDISSKLT; encoded by the exons ATGGAAACCGCTTATTTATCGCCCCTCCGGGGGGCATCCCGTCCCGAAGCCCGGAGAGGCCAATCCCCTGCGTGCAAGCCGGCGAGGGGTGACGTGTCCCCTCCATCACCCCCGCTGACCGGCAACCCTTCCGACGAGACCCCGGCGAGTGGCGACGGGCGGAGAAGCTCCGGCGTAAAGAAGCATCACCACAAGCACAACCTGAAGCACCGCTACGAGCTGCTGGAGACGCTCGGGAGGGGGACCTACGGCAAAGTCAAGAAAGCCATCGAGAGGCGCTCCGGCCGAGAG GTGGCCATCAAGTCAATTCGGAAGGAGAAGATCAAAGACGAGCAGGACATGGTTCACATCCGCAGAGAGATCGAGATCATGTCATCCCTCCGCCACCCACACATCATTTCGATATACGAAG TGTTCGAGAATAAGGATAAGATCGTGATCGTGATGGAGTACGCCAGTAAGGGCGAGCTGTACGACTACATCAGCGAGCGGCGCCGCCTGAGCGAGCGTGAGACGCGACACTTCTTCAGACAGATAGTCTCTGCCGTGCATCACTGCCACAAG aACGGAGTTGTGCACAGGGATCTGAAACTGGAAAATGTGCTACTGGATGAAAACTGTAATATTAAG ATAGCTGACTTTGGGCTGTCCAACCTCTACCACAAGGACAAGCTGCTGCAAACGTTCTGCGGCAGTCCGCTGTACGCTTCGCCAGAGATTGTCAACGGGAGGCCGTATCACGGCCCGGAG GTGGACAGCTGGGCTCTGGGGGTGCTGCTGTATACCCTGGTCTATGGGACCATGCCATTTGATGGGGGAGACCACAAGAACCTCATTCGCCAGATTAGCAACGGCGATTACAAAGAACCGACTCAGTCCTCAG ATGCCCGTGGACTGATCCGCTGGATGCTCATGGTGAACCCTGAGCGCCGAGCCACAGTGGAGGACATCGCCAACCACTGGTGGGTAAACTGGGGCTGGAAgaacagtgtgtgtgactgtgagaCCCAACGTGACCATGGGGGCTCGCCCATGCTTGCTCGCTTCATCGACTGGCAGAACCGCACTGAGCCACGTGGTTCTGGAGCCAAAGCTGCTGTCATGCCCCAGTTGCTGCGCCAGAGGCCCAAGAAGTCCAAGAAGGAAAATGTGGAGACAGGACAGACGCACTGTGGAGCAGAGGACAACCCAGGTCTGAAAAGACCCAAAGGGATCCTGAAGACTAGGGTCACTGAAGAGCAGCAGTCGGCCAGCCCAGAAGAGGGGGAGTTGGATCAGGCAGTCCTGCCTCACAACACTGAAGGGGGGGAGGAAGCCTCAAGTCCAGATCGAGAGCAAGATGAGCCGACTCTGAGAGGAGGCTCACCGGCCAGGATGGTGCCATCTCTGCCCAAGAAAGGCATTTTGAAGAACAACCAACAGCGGGAATCAGGGTACTACTCCTCGCCCGAACGCAGCGAGTCCTCTGAGCTTTTAGGCGGTGCCAGCATGTCTGTGCTAGCCACCTCCCCACCTAAGAGAGCGATGGGGAGAAAGGGCATCTTGAAGCGAAATGGCAAGTACTCCACCTTCAGCGGGCCTCCGTCGGCGGCAGCGGTGGCCGGAATCCTCGGTGAGCCTCCTCCGTCAGCCGACTCTGGTCTGTCCCGCAGTCAGAGTCGGCCGTCCAGCATCGTCGGGGAGGACAGCTCTGTCCTGTCTCTTTCGCCCAGCGGCCTCAGCGGGGCCGAGTGGCACCCCTCTACCCCCCACCTGCGGCCAAACATCAGGGCCTGCGCCTCGGCTGAAAACTTGTTGCAGCTCGCCAACTTCAAGGGCTTCCAGGCAGCCCCATCTCACCAGGGACCCAAGTTCAGCCGTGGACACAAAATGAAAGGCTCCCCGGGGGACAATGGCAGCTTCTCCTTGCTGGGGGACCTGGAGGACATGACTCAGGTGTACCAGCAAGCCCTGGACATCAGCAGCAAGCTCACCTAA